The following DNA comes from Nitrospirota bacterium.
GCCTTTCGAACACTGGGGGTTGACGGCTCTGAATCCTCCCCGACAGCGGTCGATCTGGTTCTGATGGATATCGTGATGCCGCAAACGGACGGGCTCGAGGCCTGCCGGCGGATCAGAGCGCACCATCGACTCCACGACCTCCCCATCATCGTGATTACGGTCAAGAGCGACCCCGGTGACCTGCGCGCCGCGTTCACGGCAGGGGCCACGGACTTCATCCGCAAACCGGTCAACGAGGTGGAGCTGGTCGCCCGCGTGAGCGCCGCCCTCACGTTGAGAGAAGAACGGGAATGCCGCAGGGAGAGAGAGGAACAACTCGTCGGCCGTACCAAAGAGCTGGAACGCGCTCTCCAAGAAGTGAAGGTTCTCCGAGGCCTTATTCCGATCTGCAGCAACTGCAAGGGTGTGCGAAATGAACAAGGCTATTGGCAGCACATCGAAGAGTACATTCGTGATCATTCAGAGGCGGAATTTACCCATGGCTTGTGCGAGACCTGCATGGCCGAGCGGCGCGCTCAAGACCGCGTTGAACGGACGAAGCAAGACGAGGCGGATTCGTCTCCTGCGGTCTCGGTCACCGGAATAGACAAGCCCGGTCAAAGCGAAGTGCGCGATGTTGAGTCGGTATCATCTGAGGCGGCAGGAGATTGGGCGCGGGCCAGGAAAGCTCGACGCGTGAAAATACAGTGTCGGCTCCTTTTCTCTGCGGAGAATATTTCGTCGGGGGAAGCTCGTGTCCTGGACCTCTCCACCTCGGGTTGCAAAGCGGAATCCCTCACGCCGGTGAGAAAGGGAATGGAACTGGCAGTGAAGCTCTTTCTCCCGGATCACGAGTGGGAACTCAAAATTGAACGGGCGGTGGTCCGATGGATCGAAGGGAAGACGTTCGGCTTGGAGTTTCTCGGCATACGCCCTGCCCAGCGCGAACGGATTCGACTCCTTCTGGCGAGAAGCGAGAAATAATTGCCGCCCATTTGGCATCCGGTAAAGCCGTGCAGGCCTCTCTACGCATCGATCAGATGGAAACACGGGCCATCAGTTTCTACTCGGCCTTCGAAGCCTCGCACAGGGGTCCGAACTTCACAGGAACCGTTGCTTGACGATCGTGAGAACCCGCTCGGCTGCTTCTGCCGGCGTCGCCTTTGTCGTGTCGATCCGAAGGTCAGGCTTCAGGGGCTCTTCGTAAGGAACCTGGAGACCTGGCACCGTCGCGGACTCCCCGCGCTGTCCCTTCCGGTAGGTGCCTTTTTTGTCCCGCGCCATGCACACCTCCAGCGGGCATTCGACGGCGATTTCGAGAAAGCGCGGGATCAGGCCTCGCGCCGAGTCCCGATAGGCCCGCCGGCCGGCGGTGGCGTCGAAGATCACGGTGACGCCGTGTTCGACGAGCCGGGAGCCCGTGAAGGCCAGCGCGCGATAGAACAGGTCGCGCTCCTCCGGCGAATAAGTTGGCTCGGGCGTCAGCACGCGCCTGACCTCGTCCGACTCCAACACGTCCACGCGCAACCCCAACGCCTCCAGCTTCGGACGCAGCGCCGCGACGATCGTGCTCTTCCCCGAGGCCGGAAGGCCGGTGATCCAGACGGCGAAGGCCTCCTTTGAAAATGCCGTCATTCGTCAATCGTCATTCGTCAATCGTGAAAACGGGAACAGGCACCGCTTTGTCTTATCTCGCCTCTCGCCCACCCATGATTTTAGATCCGCTTGCTCCACTTCGCGAACCGGTCCGCCAACAGGACCCCGTTCGTCTTCAGCCCTTCGGTCTGAATGGTTTTCCGAACCGCTTCGATCCGGCTGGAGAAGTTCGGGTGAGTCTTGAAGAACGCGCGGTCGTCCCCCTTGAGGTCGCGCAGCCGGGTCAGCAGCGTCACGTAGGCGAGTGGATCGTAGCCGACCCGGGCCGCAAACACGTCCCCCCGTTGATCCGCCTCGGTCTCCTTGCTCTGGTCCAGCCCTTCGTCCAACAGTTTTTTCACGGCTCCGTCGATCAGGTTCTTGAACGCCGCCGGGTTCTGATTGGCGTAGGCGAGTCCGGCTTCAGTGATCCCGGCGATCTGCTTGCTCCTCTGGATCACCTGCAAAATGTGCTTCTCGGTCACATGGGCGATTTCGTGGCCGAGCACCGCCGCCAGTTCCGCCTCGTTCCGCACCTGCTTGAGCAAGCCTTTCGTGACGAAGATATAACCCGCCGGCGCGGCGAAGGCGTTGATCGACTCGTGGTTCAGGATCGCGAAGCGATAGGGAATGTCGGGCCGGTCGCAGGTGTTGGCGACCGCCCGGCCGACGAGATTGACGTAGCGCGTGAGGGCCGGATCCTCGACGACCCCGCCGTATCGGGCCACCACCTGCAGCGCGATGGCCTGACCGATGGAGGATTCCTCCTCATAGCCGATCGGGAGCAACCCGGCGACCAAGGTCCCGGTCCCGCGGATCACCCCGGCGAGCCGCTCATTGCCGGATTGCCGCGCGACATCTTCGGCCGCCCG
Coding sequences within:
- a CDS encoding adenylyl-sulfate kinase, which codes for MTAFSKEAFAVWITGLPASGKSTIVAALRPKLEALGLRVDVLESDEVRRVLTPEPTYSPEERDLFYRALAFTGSRLVEHGVTVIFDATAGRRAYRDSARGLIPRFLEIAVECPLEVCMARDKKGTYRKGQRGESATVPGLQVPYEEPLKPDLRIDTTKATPAEAAERVLTIVKQRFL
- a CDS encoding M48 family metalloprotease — its product is MRNKISVLKMQVLSPARRPKGTRFTTHSRGYPPSVLAPRPVWGPRSGRMGAQVGATRIFMMRGWAKGFWGTAVMGILAFVTTLGGCAEVQRAAEDVARQSGNERLAGVIRGTGTLVAGLLPIGYEEESSIGQAIALQVVARYGGVVEDPALTRYVNLVGRAVANTCDRPDIPYRFAILNHESINAFAAPAGYIFVTKGLLKQVRNEAELAAVLGHEIAHVTEKHILQVIQRSKQIAGITEAGLAYANQNPAAFKNLIDGAVKKLLDEGLDQSKETEADQRGDVFAARVGYDPLAYVTLLTRLRDLKGDDRAFFKTHPNFSSRIEAVRKTIQTEGLKTNGVLLADRFAKWSKRI
- a CDS encoding response regulator, producing MSILIVDDSPDELRLLSSLLEKAGYRSILTAISAEDAFRTLGVDGSESSPTAVDLVLMDIVMPQTDGLEACRRIRAHHRLHDLPIIVITVKSDPGDLRAAFTAGATDFIRKPVNEVELVARVSAALTLREERECRREREEQLVGRTKELERALQEVKVLRGLIPICSNCKGVRNEQGYWQHIEEYIRDHSEAEFTHGLCETCMAERRAQDRVERTKQDEADSSPAVSVTGIDKPGQSEVRDVESVSSEAAGDWARARKARRVKIQCRLLFSAENISSGEARVLDLSTSGCKAESLTPVRKGMELAVKLFLPDHEWELKIERAVVRWIEGKTFGLEFLGIRPAQRERIRLLLARSEK